The proteins below come from a single Gossypium raimondii isolate GPD5lz chromosome 2, ASM2569854v1, whole genome shotgun sequence genomic window:
- the LOC105787736 gene encoding uncharacterized protein LOC105787736: protein MLTRNSVSETPQPTSLRRSARLLNKKTPIKPIDLDTPRSKSKETPARSTVEVSRKLITSSYGSSDCENLKSRLRRSPRLSSASSALSKSCVNSTSGLRKSSRLNNGSLSNEPEDTEIFETKKDESRKKKSVKGEPLDEEKKETNVGLKAVSVEGRESERNEDFSVRRKRKPLVEADGNVQGWSREQESILQKAYFSAKPTPNFWKKVSKLVPGKSAQDCFDKIHSDHLTPNQPQPRSRSKRKNLSPVEHLSFSASKLLKSVSSASKGSRSSKHKSHLVQKRTVRHLLQKQCYVDQGDEADLFPILEPNTTASMHALPNATFSTPEKLMVKQGFLRKCPEKSSSGTKKHRSKLGNSSTGALISPPVLKQIKNRALHEKYIDQLHCREAKRKAESSRAGKQVLGKENRGSQLHGIDKVRAAKNTLVSDTKYVINQLQNLQNSSVDNSLDLDNDDGEVGSSDNEGDLQL from the exons ATGCTTACGAGAAACTCCGTTTCTGAAACCCCGCAACCAACCTCACTCCGCAGGTCCGCAAGGCTTCTTAATAAGAAAACTCCCATAAAACCAATAGATTTGGATACCCCAAGGTCGAAATCAAAGGAAACCCCCGCTCGCTCCACGGTTGAAGTTTCCAGGAAACTGATAACGTCAAGTTATGGTTCATCAGATTGCGAGAATTTGAAGTCTAGGTTGCGAAGATCTCCAAGGTTGAGCAGTGCATCGAGTGCGCTTTCAAAAAGTTGTGTGAATTCGACGTCTGGGTTGCGAAAATCTTCGAGATTGAACAATGGGTCTTTGTCTAACGAGCCAGAGGATACCGAAATTTTCGAGACGAAAAAGGACGAGTCTAGGAAAAAGAAGAGTGTGAAGGGGGAGCCGTTGGatgaagagaaaaaggaaactAATGTTGGGTTGAAAGCGGTTTCGGTGGAAGGGAGAGAAAGTGaaagaaatgaagatttttCGGTTAGGAGAAAGAGGAAACCCCTTGTGGAAGCTGATGGAAATGTTCAAGGGTGGAGTAGGGAGCAAGAATCGATTTTGCAAAAAGCTTATTTTTCGGCAAAGCCAACGCCTAATTTCTGGAAGAAGGTTTCAAAGCTG GTGCCAGGAAAATCTGCACAGGATTGCTTTGATAAAATCCACTCTGACCATTTAACTCCAAATCAGCCTCAGCCTCGATCAAggtcaaaaagaaaaaacttatcACCCGTTGAACATTTGTCATTCTCTGCAAGCAAATTGCTTAAATCTGTTTCGTCTGCGAGTAAAGGGTCAAGGTCTAGTAAACATAAAAGCCATCTTGTACAGAAAAGAACAGTGAGACATTTGTTGCAGAAGCAATGTTATGTAGACCAAGGTGATGAAGCAGATCTATTCCCCATTCTTGAGCCCAACACAACTGCATCTATGCATGCTCTACCAAATGCTACGTTTTCCACCCCGGAAAAGTTAATGGTAAAACAGGGATTTCTCCGTAAGTGTCCCGAGAAATCTTCTTCTGGTACTAAGAAGCACCGTTCAAAACTTGGCAACTCTTCTACAGGAGCCCTTATTAGTCCCCCAGTgctgaaacaaattaaaaacagagCTTTACATGAGAAGTATATCGACCAACTACATTGCAGGGAAGCTAAGAGAAAAGCAGAATCCTCACGAGCAGGGAAACAAGTTCTTGGAAAGGAGAATCGGGGATCTCAACTTCATGGAATTGATAAGGTTCGAGCAGCGAAAAACACATTGGTTTCCGACACTAAATATGTCATTAACCAGCTGCAAAATCTGCAGAACTCTTCTGTCGATAACTCTTTGGATTTGGATAACGATGATGGTGAGGTAGGCAGTAGTGACAATGAAGGTGATCTTCAGCTTTAA
- the LOC105787737 gene encoding transcription factor bHLH93, which translates to MELSQHGFLEELMAAAPRRDSWTTFSNGVTEFFPNGWNFESFDATPPNLAFLGFSTTTTDEIENPSFECPFSDQPYPFGDGFSVSEMDASTSPFPPAHEDYPSMVDDEDQLGLLTTDHHHQQQHSLEEMKHSCKVEMEQTINNIQGFNMGLFVEKKTKAKRLEGQPSKNLMAERRRRKRLNDRLSMLRSIVPKISKMDRTSILGDTIDYMKELLEKVNKLKEDKTKLGSNHLSLMNNMKELKPNEMLVRNSPKFDVERRETDTRIDIQCATKPGLLLSTVNTLEALGLEIQECVISCFNDFSMQASCSEVAEQRTLMSTEDIKQALFRNAGYGGTCL; encoded by the exons ATGGAGCTCTCACAGCATGGTTTCTTAGAGGAGTTAATGGCTGCTGCTCCAAGAAGGGACAGTTGGACCACTTTTTCAAATGGGGTGACCGAGTTCTTCCCTAATGGATGGAACTTCGAATCTTTTGATGCTACACCACCAAATCTTGCCTTCTTAGGGTTCTCAACAACAACAACTGATGAAATTGAAAACCCAAGCTTTGAATGTCCTTTTAGTGACCAACCTTACCCTTTTGGTGATGGGTTTTCAGTATCAGAGATGGATGCTTCAACTTCACCTTTCCCACCTGCTCATGAAGATTACCCATCAATggttgatgatgaagatcagcTTGGCCTTCTCACCACTGACCACCATCATCAGCAGCAGCACAGCTTGGAAGAAATGAAGCATAGTTGCAAAGTTGAAATGGAGCAAACTATCAACAACATTCAAGGTTTCAACATGGGCTTGTTTGTAGAGAAAAAGACTAAAGCCAAGAGATTAGAAGGTCAACCCTCAAAGAATCTAATGGCTgaaaggaggaggaggaagagaTTAAATGACAGGCTTTCAATGCTCAGATCAATAGTCCCCAAGATCAGCAAG ATGGATAGAACATCTATACTTGGAGATACCATAGATTACATGAAAGAGCTTTTAGAAAAGGTCAATAAACTCAAGGAAGATAAAACAAAACTGGGTTCAAATCATTTAAGCCTAATGAACAACATGAAAGAGTTAAAACCAAATGAAATGTTGGTGAGGAACTCCCCCAAG TTTGATGTAGAGAGGAGAGAGACCGATACTCGAATCGATATCCAGTGTGCAACCAAACCAGGACTACTATTATCTACTGTGAACACATTGGAAGCACTAGGCCTTGAGATTCAAGAATGTGTTATAAGTTGCTTCAATGATTTCTCAATGCAAGCTTCTTGTTCAGAG GTTGCAGAACAGAGGACATTGATGAGTACTGAAGACATAAAGCAAGCATTATTCAGAAATGCAGGCTATGGAGGAACATGTCTATAG